From a single Collibacillus ludicampi genomic region:
- a CDS encoding exosporium protein C has translation MRTRVIDYNAAEPRRRFNLATATTIPHSPNRMRLATIRLNTGPNRDTDDNKVELIGTVGVRGVTGISQLLFRIFRDGREIFDTQQGIESAGSEQNYAVTFQAIDSRVSGTHVYTLTVEDRATGTTANVVGPISFSGLATRRTESTNV, from the coding sequence TTGCGTACTAGGGTTATTGATTACAATGCTGCGGAACCACGTCGTCGATTTAACTTGGCGACCGCAACGACAATTCCACATTCTCCGAACAGAATGAGACTGGCAACCATACGTCTCAATACAGGACCGAATCGTGATACTGATGACAACAAAGTGGAGTTGATTGGCACGGTCGGAGTTCGCGGAGTCACCGGAATTTCTCAACTTTTGTTTAGGATTTTCCGTGACGGAAGAGAGATTTTCGACACCCAGCAGGGAATCGAATCGGCGGGCTCCGAGCAGAACTATGCAGTAACGTTTCAGGCCATCGATTCCCGCGTGTCCGGCACTCATGTGTACACTCTAACAGTCGAGGATCGTGCAACGGGAACAACCGCAAATGTCGTTGGCCCAATCAGTTTCAGCGGATTGGCCACCCGGAGAACAGAATCTACAAACGTCTAG
- a CDS encoding IS256 family transposase, whose protein sequence is MAQYQINLNDEILHGLFQRDEAVARLIEQVLNQVLQAQVTEQLKAAPYERTEERQGYRNGTLPHTLTTRVGTLTLRVPRLRNGQFSTDLFMRYQRSEQALVLALMEMVVNGVSTRKVAKITEELCGTEFSKSTVSDLCKRLDPIVHAWNNRNLREHTYPFLIVDAMVLKIREEGRVRSRSVMIATGINEEGYREILGLMLGDSESEASWTEFFSWLKSRDLRGVDIVVSDSHSGLVNAVKAQFQGCTWQRCQTHFMRNLLDATPKSLQGDVYGRIRAILDAPDLKTARVLLNQVIEDYYEKAPRAMRVLEEGFDDVTAVLELPERYRKRLRTTNGQERLNEEIRRRERVIRIFPNRESALRLLGALLMEMDEKWSTGRRYLDMTEYWDWRKVQKETLKQASKVHHLR, encoded by the coding sequence ATGGCTCAATATCAGATTAACCTAAATGATGAAATTTTGCACGGTTTATTTCAGAGGGATGAAGCGGTAGCTCGATTAATCGAGCAAGTATTGAATCAGGTCCTTCAGGCCCAGGTTACAGAACAGCTGAAAGCAGCTCCGTATGAGCGTACCGAAGAACGTCAAGGATACCGGAATGGTACACTCCCCCATACTCTCACTACACGAGTAGGGACGCTCACGCTTCGCGTTCCAAGACTCCGGAATGGTCAATTCTCTACAGACCTTTTCATGCGCTATCAGCGGAGTGAACAAGCTCTCGTCTTAGCCTTAATGGAAATGGTGGTCAATGGGGTCTCCACCCGTAAGGTAGCCAAAATTACGGAGGAATTGTGTGGAACAGAGTTCTCAAAATCAACGGTGTCGGACTTGTGTAAACGCCTGGATCCCATTGTACATGCCTGGAACAATCGGAACCTTAGAGAGCATACGTATCCCTTTCTCATCGTGGATGCCATGGTTTTAAAAATCCGGGAAGAGGGACGTGTGCGTTCTCGGAGTGTCATGATCGCAACGGGCATTAACGAAGAAGGATATCGTGAAATCCTGGGGCTGATGCTTGGAGACAGCGAATCGGAAGCAAGCTGGACAGAGTTCTTTTCATGGCTCAAAAGCAGAGACTTGCGAGGCGTGGATATCGTCGTCTCGGACAGCCATAGTGGGTTGGTAAATGCCGTAAAAGCGCAATTTCAGGGATGTACGTGGCAACGTTGTCAAACTCATTTTATGCGTAACTTACTGGATGCTACACCCAAGTCCCTACAAGGGGATGTCTATGGGCGTATAAGAGCGATTCTTGACGCTCCTGACTTAAAAACGGCGAGAGTCTTACTGAACCAGGTGATCGAAGACTATTACGAAAAAGCTCCACGTGCTATGCGGGTGCTTGAAGAAGGATTTGACGATGTGACAGCTGTATTGGAGCTTCCAGAACGTTATCGCAAGCGATTACGCACAACCAATGGCCAGGAGCGCCTGAACGAAGAAATCCGTCGACGCGAGCGGGTGATCCGCATCTTTCCCAATCGAGAGTCCGCCTTACGGCTGCTTGGTGCGTTGCTGATGGAGATGGATGAGAAGTGGAGTACGGGCCGTCGCTACCTGGACATGACTGAGTACTGGGATTGGCGCAAAGTACAGAAAGAGACTTTGAAACAGGCTTCCAAGGTACACCATCTTCGCTAG